ttctttatacctGAAATGATTTGTTATGTAAATGTGTATATTTTATGATTGACCCCGTATAATATAGCACAAATAAAGGAATTTTGCATATCTACACAATGCAGGTGCATCTGGTTGGTGGCTTTGAAGATGTTTCACCTAATGTTTGGCCCCGGATCCTCTGCTTTGTTATTGATTTTCCAGAATTTAGTTATCTACTCAGAAACAGAATAATCTAAGCTGAAATGCATTGAACTTTGTGTGCAGCATGGTAACTGCAACACAAGATCAGAAAGTCAGGAAAAGTTGGCTGGTTATTCCTTTCCTTTATGTGCCAAAATTGTTGAAACTCTATGGAATAGACAGGAAAAGTTTCACATCCGAACTCTCTTCATTCTTGGGCATAACACTAGAAGGGATCTCGAGGGAAATGCATACCCTATTTTCAATGGGTTCATGGTTAGCTTCAACTTCATGAGTTGCATATCAATTTATCGTATACCTTATCTTCACTTAAGATAATATCCTTCACTTTAATCAAATTTTTACACTTTTTTCAGGTAGGAACTTCGACCGGATCTATTACTCCAGCCAGCTTTGACAGAACCTTAAGATGTCCTGATGAAATTGTCAGGAGAATTCGAGTTTCTGCATCCTACGAGGACTCCAGTTGGAAAGGCAAGTTAATGGAAACATATGATACTCAAACTGACCAATTCAAAATAGCTCCATGCTGCTGGTAAGAGTTTTACATTATCGATTATGCCTTCAGCTTCAATTCTCCACAACATATATTTGCTCAGAAAACTCTTAGAGCTGTGTTCAACTATGCCAGAATCCTCAGCCTTACATatacttcaatttttctttaagtcattaattttgtaattgtttATAGTATATCCAGGCTCATTTACTCATTATATTTATGCTTTGCACTAATATTTTCCATTAATGCAGGACCCTACGTCAACTAGATATTTCTTTGTCACTACAAGATTATTCTGATCCAGAAATCCTCCTTATGTGTTCTACTTCTCCTTCTGCTGAGGCCCCAGATTTTGTGGAAAATATGAGAAGGTATGCACAACCAAAATTAGACCTGTCTTACAGTTCTCAGTGGTCAcacacaaaaggaaaagaaaaaaaacgagGATATTTCTacataataaaaggaaaaggaataaAGGGGATGACTAAGAACTCTACAGCAAGTTGATCACATTAGATGCATTGAAGTATTTACTTTTTCTAGTTTGGGACATCATACCTTtgtatttcttaaaaaaaaggatagtGTTCATTCCATACAATAAGATTAATTTCCAGGTGCTCCAACTATTATGATAATCCTGTGGAGAAATCTATGTATAATAAAAGGATAATGTTAACTTCCTCTTCGCCTCTTCAGGCAGTGGGAATACCTGGTTGAACACCCAGATTGGAGAGAAACCTTTCCTATGAAGCAGCCACGTATATTTGAGAGAACTGCTGAAGGAGGCTGGAGAAGGCAAAAGGCGCTGATACCATAGGAGGTTTTTGCTATTTTGCAGTACATATATTTGTGTTCTTCCCGTGTCTCTCTTTTCTATGCCCCCCTTTACTGGCAAACCAACTGGATCCATGTATTTTTCCTTGCACCAAATTTGTTAATGTTTCCCTTCACcataatttcttcttcttggccTTCGCCATGAAATGTTTGTTGGCACTGACGAAGCAATAACCTTTTTGGGTGTTGCCATGGGAATGGAATGTGAGAAATGGTTTTATTGGAGACACAATTTGTTTGAGATCTTACTACTGGTTTTCAAAGGGTTCTTTTATATATGGTTTTGCTTTTCTCGTATATCACTACAGATGCCAAAAAAGTCCtaaaatgttttctttgacAGCACAAGGTAGAAGCTGCAATGAACTTCAATACTAATTTTACACCACACAGAGGCTGTGCCCTGGTTGACCACAAAGCATTCACTCGCTTTCTACTGCTGTGGAATTTCACTGTTATTGGTTTTTATTGCCAAGTTGTCGTTTTTTTATCGGTTGGTCAATATGAGTGGTATTCATGTTTAAATCTAAAACATTTTTCGTAAATCGTTTTTCGCATTTTGCTAAGTGCACCACCAAACACGTTTTGGAGGCGTTTTCTTTtccataaaatgaaaagaggGTTTGAAAACATAAACGAATGGGCCCTAACACAATCTCCGTATGTTTTTAGTGAGTTTTCCCACAATTTCACAACTTATCATAATACTCTACTAGTAAAATATAAGGGTaatcttttttaaataattgtttttaGTGTAATTGAAATAGGGGCATAATTTGGACGCTTAAATGCTCTATTACTCTTGAAATTACAATCAAATTCCACTTTAAATAGGGGCCTAAGGAGATCTTTAGGACAATGGGCCTGACCATGCCCGTCTCACTCTTGTGACGATTAGTTCCAAAGGGACAACACGTGGACCATAAGGCCCCATGTGCGCTTCTTCCATGTGCTGCTGATTGAAAAGGACCAATCAACTCATGAATATTCCACTCACACTTAATTCCATCAAAGGGAGAAATACATGTCAGTCTGTAACTCACCAACCACCCAAAAAGTGCCACATAACTAATGAAACttcagtcccacatcgaaacgACACAAAAAGAGAAGTCATCCTCTCAAGTATAAAATAAGCGTACTTTTCCA
Above is a window of Prunus persica cultivar Lovell chromosome G2, Prunus_persica_NCBIv2, whole genome shotgun sequence DNA encoding:
- the LOC18787441 gene encoding protein N-terminal asparagine amidohydrolase isoform X1, whose translation is MIIVDGLPFSTDTSASPQGRDILAALMEHPALVSASNSFKAIPERRFSVPEESGPEKTPPSKWVYLFQREYAIVDPALVDFVGTDEATTCVGVAIRNPGNGMTSVAHMDSPKIVDIGLSQMLSLLVDHNSDKELDVHLVGGFEDVSPNHGNCNTRSESQEKLAGYSFPLCAKIVETLWNRQEKFHIRTLFILGHNTRRDLEGNAYPIFNGFMVGTSTGSITPASFDRTLRCPDEIVRRIRVSASYEDSSWKGKLMETYDTQTDQFKIAPCCWTLRQLDISLSLQDYSDPEILLMCSTSPSAEAPDFVENMRRQWEYLVEHPDWRETFPMKQPRIFERTAEGGWRRQKALIP
- the LOC18787441 gene encoding protein N-terminal asparagine amidohydrolase isoform X2 — its product is MIIVDGLPFSTDTSASPQGRDILAALMEHPALVSASNSFKAIPERRFSVPEESGPEKTPPSKWVYLFQREYAIVDPALVDVHLVGGFEDVSPNHGNCNTRSESQEKLAGYSFPLCAKIVETLWNRQEKFHIRTLFILGHNTRRDLEGNAYPIFNGFMVGTSTGSITPASFDRTLRCPDEIVRRIRVSASYEDSSWKGKLMETYDTQTDQFKIAPCCWTLRQLDISLSLQDYSDPEILLMCSTSPSAEAPDFVENMRRQWEYLVEHPDWRETFPMKQPRIFERTAEGGWRRQKALIP